The following are encoded in a window of Deltaproteobacteria bacterium genomic DNA:
- the minE gene encoding cell division topological specificity factor MinE, with protein sequence MGIFSYFRPKKSSAEVAKNRLQIIVAHERAQNGGYEFLPKLRQELLLVVQKYVHVELENIKVDVNRDGDCEVL encoded by the coding sequence ATGGGTATTTTCAGCTATTTTCGCCCCAAGAAATCCAGCGCCGAGGTCGCCAAGAACCGCCTGCAGATCATCGTGGCCCACGAACGGGCCCAGAACGGCGGGTATGAGTTTCTGCCCAAGCTGCGCCAGGAATTGCTGCTGGTGGTTCAGAAGTATGTCCATGTGGAGTTGGAAAACATCAAGGTGGACGTGAACCGGGATGGCGATTGCGAGGTCCTGGA
- the minD gene encoding septum site-determining protein MinD yields the protein MGKIIVVTSGKGGVGKTTSSASLAMGLARRGYQVAVLDFDVGLRNLDLIMGCERRVVYDFVNVIQGDATLHQALIRDKRVENLYILPASQTKDKDALRMDGVEQVLEELVNRFDFIICDSPAGIEHGALMAMHFADEAVVVTNPEVSSVRDSDRVLGLLQSKTKKAKDGGVIKEHLLLTRYDPERVARGEMLSVADVEEILAIPLLGVVPESKAVLAASNSGEPVILDEASDAGQAYEDAVARLLGEEVEHRFVKAVKKGFFARIFGG from the coding sequence GTGGGGAAAATAATTGTTGTCACATCAGGCAAGGGCGGGGTCGGCAAGACCACGTCCAGCGCGTCGTTGGCCATGGGCCTGGCTCGACGCGGATATCAGGTCGCGGTGTTGGATTTCGACGTGGGTCTGCGCAACCTCGATTTGATCATGGGCTGCGAACGGCGCGTGGTGTATGACTTCGTCAATGTCATCCAGGGCGATGCGACCCTGCATCAGGCCTTGATCCGGGACAAACGGGTGGAAAATCTCTACATTTTGCCGGCGTCCCAGACCAAGGACAAGGATGCCCTGCGCATGGACGGCGTGGAGCAGGTTCTGGAGGAGCTGGTCAATCGGTTCGATTTTATCATCTGCGACTCTCCGGCCGGTATCGAGCATGGGGCACTCATGGCCATGCATTTCGCCGACGAGGCCGTGGTCGTGACCAATCCGGAAGTGTCCTCCGTGCGGGATTCGGACCGGGTGCTCGGGCTTTTGCAGAGCAAGACCAAGAAGGCCAAGGACGGCGGCGTCATCAAGGAACACCTGTTGCTGACCCGTTACGATCCCGAGCGCGTGGCCCGGGGGGAAATGCTCAGCGTGGCCGATGTCGAAGAGATCCTGGCCATTCCCCTTCTGGGCGTGGTCCCGGAATCAAAGGCCGTCCTGGCCGCCTCCAACTCCGGCGAGCCGGTTATTTTGGACGAAGCCAGCGATGCCGGCCAGGCCTATGAGGACGCCGTGGCCCGACTGTTGGGCGAGGAAGTCGAGCACCGCTTCGTGAAGGCGGTCAAGAAGGGCTTTTTCGCCCGTATTTTTGGAGGCTGA
- the minC gene encoding septum site-determining protein MinC, with product MLLVSFAPCGGRGGASRSAPAGLVFGSVPLYIQPLCFGPFRLSFNQGFFVPSFEIKGKVAPCTLFRPLTTDLALLNREVSERLARTPEFFRNMAVIVDFSALGQLRDELDLAGLVRVLRDQGMTPVGIQGGNEYHERLAPKLYLSVFSENKSAPTKVAAAPQPAPALDQEAMLVDRPVRSGQQIYARGRDLIVLAPVGPGAEVIADGNVHIYATLRGRALAGVMGNEGARIFCKELKAELVSVAGLYRVSEDIPATVQSAPVQIRLAGRQLLIEPL from the coding sequence ATCCTCCTTGTGTCGTTCGCACCATGCGGAGGGCGTGGCGGGGCGTCAAGGTCCGCCCCCGCGGGCCTTGTGTTCGGGTCCGTCCCGCTGTACATCCAGCCCTTATGTTTTGGTCCTTTCCGTCTGAGCTTCAACCAAGGATTTTTTGTGCCGTCGTTCGAAATCAAGGGCAAGGTCGCGCCCTGCACCCTGTTTCGTCCCCTGACCACTGATCTGGCCCTTTTGAATCGCGAGGTGTCCGAGCGTTTGGCCCGGACGCCGGAATTTTTTCGCAACATGGCTGTCATCGTGGATTTTTCCGCATTGGGCCAGCTCCGCGACGAGCTTGATCTGGCTGGCCTGGTACGTGTCTTGCGCGATCAGGGAATGACGCCGGTGGGCATTCAGGGCGGCAATGAATACCATGAACGCTTGGCGCCCAAGCTGTATCTGAGTGTTTTTTCGGAGAACAAGTCCGCTCCGACCAAGGTCGCGGCCGCGCCCCAGCCCGCTCCAGCCCTGGATCAAGAGGCCATGCTCGTGGACCGGCCCGTCCGCTCCGGTCAGCAGATCTATGCCCGGGGGCGGGATCTGATCGTTCTGGCGCCCGTGGGGCCGGGGGCCGAGGTCATTGCCGATGGCAATGTCCATATTTATGCGACCCTGCGTGGCCGGGCATTGGCCGGGGTCATGGGCAACGAGGGCGCCAGGATCTTTTGCAAGGAACTGAAGGCGGAATTGGTTTCGGTGGCCGGGTTGTACCGGGTCAGCGAGGATATTCCCGCCACTGTGCAGAGTGCTCCGGTCCAGATTCGCTTGGCGGGCCGGCAGCTGCTGATAGAACCTCTTTAA
- a CDS encoding PaaI family thioesterase — translation MDIRHVIEQEIPFDRFLGLLVEEIRPGYARLRLPFRPEFIGDPRRPALHGGVISMLVDTCGGTAVWAACAVKDRVATIDMRVDYLRPADPADLIAIGEVRLLGNRVANATVQVFSAVNPEIVVAEGRGVYNIRKAGARAPEARATEGGQTLS, via the coding sequence ATGGATATCCGTCACGTCATTGAACAGGAAATTCCCTTTGACCGGTTCCTTGGCCTGCTGGTCGAGGAAATCCGACCCGGTTACGCCCGGCTCAGACTTCCCTTTCGGCCGGAGTTCATCGGCGACCCACGCCGCCCCGCCCTGCATGGCGGCGTTATCTCGATGCTGGTCGACACCTGCGGCGGCACGGCGGTCTGGGCCGCGTGCGCGGTCAAGGACCGGGTGGCGACCATCGACATGCGCGTGGACTACCTGCGCCCGGCCGACCCGGCGGATCTCATCGCCATCGGCGAGGTCCGGCTCCTGGGCAATCGCGTCGCCAACGCCACGGTCCAGGTCTTTTCCGCCGTCAATCCGGAGATAGTCGTCGCCGAAGGCCGGGGTGTCTACAATATCCGCAAGGCCGGGGCCAGGGCGCCCGAAGCCCGTGCCACCGAAGGTGGACAGACCTTGTCCTGA
- a CDS encoding TRAP transporter large permease, producing MIALLFLVFVVLMLAGVPLATAMGVAGVAAIAGAGLGLPSVPISVYTGVAKYPLLAIPMFVFAGMVFERSGVALRLVNFTVALVGPLRGGLAIAAILVCMVLGGISGSGPADAAAVAMVMVPGMAAAGYPRAFSASLIAASGSMAIIIPPSIAFILYSVLVPQATVPALFAAGLIPGLLAGLALIVPSWALSVRHGFGSSDDGGCRVGVLAAFKEAVWGLLAPVIILGGIRSGYFTPTEAAVAAVFYGLFVGIFVYRTLTVRGVYDLLVESAEVSAVVMLIIALSSVFAWAGNTLGAFEAMGRALIGLSPNETVTLLAVVVMLIVAGMFLDGVSILFIFIPILLPVMAHFAWNPVWFGVVLTMNLAIGQFTPPMALNLMVTTRIAGVRMEDTVRWVLWFVLAMLVAMLLVLFAPALSLYIPGRLGYL from the coding sequence ATGATCGCGCTGCTGTTTCTCGTGTTCGTGGTGCTGATGCTGGCCGGCGTGCCCCTGGCCACGGCCATGGGCGTGGCTGGCGTGGCGGCTATCGCCGGGGCCGGATTGGGGCTGCCCTCGGTGCCGATCAGCGTCTATACCGGCGTGGCCAAATATCCCCTGCTGGCCATACCCATGTTCGTTTTTGCCGGCATGGTGTTCGAGCGCTCCGGCGTGGCCCTGCGTCTGGTCAACTTCACCGTGGCCCTGGTCGGGCCGCTTCGGGGCGGGCTGGCCATCGCCGCCATCCTGGTCTGCATGGTCTTGGGCGGCATCTCGGGGTCCGGCCCGGCCGATGCGGCGGCAGTGGCCATGGTCATGGTTCCGGGCATGGCCGCGGCCGGCTATCCCAGGGCCTTTTCGGCCAGCCTTATCGCCGCTTCCGGGTCCATGGCCATCATCATCCCGCCGTCCATCGCATTCATTCTCTACAGCGTGCTCGTGCCCCAGGCCACGGTGCCGGCCCTGTTCGCGGCCGGTCTGATTCCGGGGTTGCTGGCGGGACTGGCGTTGATCGTGCCGTCCTGGGCGTTGTCGGTCCGGCATGGATTTGGGTCTTCCGACGATGGCGGTTGCCGTGTCGGCGTCCTCGCGGCCTTCAAGGAGGCCGTCTGGGGGTTGCTTGCCCCGGTCATTATTCTGGGCGGCATCCGCTCCGGATATTTCACGCCCACGGAGGCGGCCGTGGCCGCTGTGTTTTACGGGCTTTTCGTTGGCATTTTTGTTTACCGCACCCTGACCGTGCGCGGCGTCTACGATCTGCTGGTGGAGTCGGCCGAGGTCTCGGCCGTGGTCATGCTGATCATCGCCCTGTCCTCGGTTTTTGCCTGGGCCGGCAACACGTTGGGCGCGTTCGAGGCCATGGGGCGGGCGCTGATTGGCCTGTCGCCCAACGAAACCGTCACCCTGCTGGCCGTGGTCGTCATGTTGATCGTCGCCGGCATGTTCCTGGACGGGGTGTCCATTCTGTTCATTTTTATCCCGATCCTGTTGCCGGTCATGGCTCATTTTGCGTGGAATCCGGTGTGGTTCGGCGTGGTCCTGACCATGAACCTGGCCATCGGCCAGTTCACGCCGCCCATGGCCCTGAATCTCATGGTGACGACGCGTATCGCCGGCGTGCGCATGGAAGACACCGTGCGCTGGGTGCTGTGGTTTGTCCTGGCCATGCTCGTGGCCATGCTACTGGTTTTGTTCGCGCCTGCCCTGTCCCTCTACATCCCGGGCCGGCTTGGGTATTTATAG
- a CDS encoding TRAP transporter small permease — MESSPKIRPARVERALAAVVMAALTLITGANVLMRYCTNISFAMTEEVSVFLLLILTLVGSISAFVEGRHVRITLVVDSLPAWGRTACAALEWISNVAMFSLLAWFGALAAWDDYSFEVTSPSLGLPQWWYSVWLPVCSALVVLRLALMLVARRRAA; from the coding sequence ATGGAATCTTCGCCCAAAATCCGCCCGGCCCGGGTGGAACGAGCCCTGGCCGCCGTGGTCATGGCGGCCTTGACCCTGATCACCGGGGCCAATGTCCTCATGCGGTATTGCACCAACATTTCCTTTGCCATGACCGAGGAGGTGTCGGTTTTTTTGTTGCTCATTTTGACGTTGGTGGGGTCGATTTCGGCTTTTGTCGAGGGCCGGCACGTGCGCATCACGTTGGTCGTGGATTCCCTGCCCGCCTGGGGCAGGACCGCGTGCGCCGCCTTGGAATGGATTTCCAACGTGGCCATGTTTTCCCTGTTGGCGTGGTTTGGCGCCCTGGCCGCTTGGGATGACTACTCCTTCGAGGTCACCTCGCCGTCCCTGGGACTGCCCCAATGGTGGTACAGTGTCTGGCTGCCCGTGTGTTCGGCTCTTGTTGTTCTGCGTCTGGCCTTGATGCTGGTCGCGCGTCGGAGGGCGGCATGA